The following coding sequences are from one bacterium window:
- a CDS encoding beta-lactamase family protein: MKLDKGGVHGTLTLPITFLMVLTFLLGTSVDSKKEKAERFIMDQLARRHVPGASVAVIRSNQYEIMAGYGIAEILHRKKVTQDTVFQIASATKSFTAVCILYLIEQRKLKLEDRASTYLSWMPEIYSEVTLRQILTHTSGVNRDLRKDNLDEIDEKEFRKRLAEAPRSFPPGERWEYSNTGYILLGSIIQSVTGKSYDHFLEEQFFKKLGMARTVTSHRLKEFSDVAKGYEWNGTELQPSPYYSGGASAGGMASSVKDLANWNVALQSNQILSKQYRELMFTASAGVSFPFRNQTSSYGMGWFLTRMHGKPLITHGGAISGFSSIVNRFPEENLLIIVLCNAKAGEDKLGHAEAIASGLADIYLNAD; this comes from the coding sequence ATGAAACTCGACAAGGGAGGTGTTCATGGAACGCTCACTCTCCCGATCACCTTCTTGATGGTGCTCACGTTCCTTTTGGGAACTTCAGTCGATTCTAAAAAAGAGAAAGCTGAGCGATTTATCATGGATCAACTTGCCCGGCGGCATGTTCCCGGTGCGTCCGTTGCGGTGATCCGCAGCAATCAATACGAGATCATGGCTGGTTACGGGATTGCGGAGATATTGCATCGTAAGAAAGTAACACAGGATACGGTATTTCAAATCGCATCGGCAACGAAATCGTTTACAGCTGTCTGTATCCTTTATCTTATCGAGCAAAGAAAGCTGAAGTTGGAAGACCGGGCATCCACCTACCTATCCTGGATGCCTGAAATTTACAGCGAAGTCACCTTGAGACAGATTCTTACTCACACCTCGGGAGTGAACCGGGATTTGCGTAAAGACAATCTGGATGAGATAGATGAAAAGGAATTCCGAAAAAGACTTGCAGAGGCGCCCCGATCGTTTCCGCCAGGCGAACGTTGGGAATATAGCAACACAGGGTATATCCTGCTGGGCTCGATCATTCAGTCTGTTACCGGAAAAAGCTACGATCACTTTTTGGAAGAACAGTTCTTCAAAAAACTGGGTATGGCGAGAACCGTGACTTCGCATCGTTTGAAGGAATTTTCTGATGTTGCAAAAGGATATGAATGGAACGGAACCGAACTTCAGCCAAGCCCTTATTACAGCGGCGGTGCTTCTGCGGGTGGCATGGCTTCCTCTGTAAAGGATCTGGCCAACTGGAACGTAGCGTTGCAGTCCAATCAGATTCTCTCAAAGCAGTATCGGGAATTGATGTTTACTGCTTCGGCGGGGGTTTCCTTTCCCTTTCGCAATCAAACATCAAGCTATGGAATGGGATGGTTCCTGACAAGGATGCATGGAAAGCCTCTCATCACCCATGGTGGAGCCATTTCAGGATTTTCTTCGATCGTTAACCGCTTCCCGGAAGAGAACCTGCTTATCATCGTTCTTTGCAACGCTAAAGCCGGGGAAGACAAACTCGGACATGCTGAGGCAATCGCTAGCGGTCTTGCGGACATCTACTTGAATGCCGACTGA
- a CDS encoding FAD-binding oxidoreductase, producing the protein MQRRTFLKGLGAVIAILPDVLRPRLVRGATARRATSRLLPSDPAWPNPKKWEQLSKQVDGNLIRVEPLFGPCNPESKAAACQDVVNNLKNPFYLGDQPAGTQVSGWLDAWTPAASVYAVRARNTGDVVAAVNFARENNLRLVVKGGAHSYQGTSNAPDSLLVWTRSMNRVTLHEAFVPKGCEGKIAPEPAVTTEAGAVWADLYDAVIVKGGRYVQGGGCTSVGVAGLVQSGGFGSFSKGFGTAAASLLEAEIVTADGQIRIANECMNPDLFWAIKGGGGGSWGIVTKLTLRTHELPKFAGVIGGTIRASSDAAFHRLISRFIAFYKESLLNPHWGESVKVGSNTLEISMLYQGNDNAEPQRTWQPFAEWVKKEQDSLTILEEIDSSTIEMRSLWDVPARRKRGSNAMVYDTRPGAPETHGWWRGDQEQVGVFIHGYESLWMPESLLGSDTQPKFVDALLAAGRHNVIELHFNKGLAGATTEVLAAARNTATNPVVLQSFALAITARAGAPRFPGQQGASMDLDAAKRNARSVDAAIAELRRIVLDGGSYVSESNYFHPSWQHAFWGNHYPKLRAVKDRYDPDGLFFVHHGVGSEDWSPDGLLRLN; encoded by the coding sequence ATGCAAAGAAGAACATTTTTGAAAGGCTTGGGAGCGGTGATTGCAATTTTGCCGGATGTTTTGCGTCCAAGATTAGTTCGAGGTGCCACAGCCAGGCGGGCCACGAGCCGTTTACTCCCTTCCGATCCGGCATGGCCAAATCCCAAAAAATGGGAACAGCTGAGCAAGCAGGTGGACGGAAACTTAATCAGAGTGGAGCCTCTTTTTGGCCCATGTAATCCGGAGTCCAAGGCAGCAGCTTGCCAGGATGTAGTGAACAATCTCAAGAACCCTTTTTATCTCGGGGATCAACCCGCTGGCACACAGGTTTCCGGATGGCTGGATGCCTGGACGCCGGCAGCCAGTGTTTATGCAGTCCGCGCCAGAAACACGGGGGATGTCGTAGCAGCAGTAAACTTCGCTCGCGAAAACAATCTACGTCTTGTGGTGAAGGGAGGCGCGCACAGTTATCAAGGAACATCGAACGCCCCGGATTCGCTTCTGGTTTGGACTCGCAGCATGAACCGCGTAACTTTGCATGAGGCTTTCGTTCCCAAAGGTTGTGAAGGCAAGATAGCGCCGGAGCCTGCAGTTACAACGGAAGCAGGCGCTGTGTGGGCAGACCTTTATGACGCAGTGATTGTTAAAGGCGGACGCTATGTGCAGGGCGGTGGCTGCACTTCGGTAGGAGTAGCAGGTCTGGTGCAAAGCGGCGGGTTCGGATCGTTTTCCAAAGGATTCGGCACTGCGGCCGCGAGTCTGCTGGAAGCCGAAATCGTAACAGCGGACGGACAGATACGCATCGCAAACGAATGCATGAACCCCGACCTCTTCTGGGCTATCAAAGGAGGCGGTGGAGGAAGCTGGGGAATCGTTACAAAGCTCACACTACGCACACACGAGCTTCCTAAATTCGCAGGGGTAATCGGTGGGACCATCAGGGCTAGTTCGGATGCCGCGTTTCACAGGCTAATCAGCCGCTTTATCGCATTCTATAAGGAGAGTCTTTTGAACCCACACTGGGGAGAGAGTGTTAAGGTAGGTTCAAATACACTGGAAATTTCGATGCTCTATCAGGGCAACGACAATGCAGAGCCACAGCGCACGTGGCAACCATTCGCCGAATGGGTCAAAAAGGAGCAAGACAGCCTGACGATCCTGGAAGAGATTGATAGTTCGACAATCGAAATGCGAAGCCTGTGGGATGTGCCCGCCAGAAGAAAGCGTGGCAGCAACGCAATGGTCTATGATACGCGACCCGGGGCACCAGAAACGCATGGGTGGTGGCGAGGCGATCAGGAGCAGGTAGGGGTGTTCATTCATGGGTATGAATCCCTCTGGATGCCGGAGTCACTGCTGGGTTCGGACACTCAACCGAAGTTCGTAGATGCTCTTCTTGCGGCCGGTCGGCACAATGTTATCGAACTGCACTTCAACAAGGGTCTTGCCGGCGCTACCACTGAAGTCCTCGCTGCAGCAAGAAACACTGCAACGAACCCGGTGGTGCTTCAATCTTTTGCGCTGGCAATTACCGCTCGCGCCGGCGCGCCCAGATTCCCTGGACAGCAAGGCGCAAGTATGGATCTCGATGCCGCGAAAAGGAATGCCCGCAGCGTAGATGCGGCGATTGCTGAGCTGCGCAGGATCGTTCTTGATGGCGGATCTTATGTTTCGGAGAGCAACTACTTTCATCCATCGTGGCAGCACGCATTCTGGGGCAATCATTATCCGAAGTTGCGCGCGGTTAAAGATCGGTACGATCCGGACGGTTTATTCTTTGTGCACCATGGAGTGGGCAGCGAAGACTGGAGTCCCGACGGCCTCTTGCGTCTCAATTAG